Proteins from one Mucilaginibacter jinjuensis genomic window:
- a CDS encoding gliding motility-associated C-terminal domain-containing protein: MRQFITVLLIAIFIACAQFVCAQQCTGNLGAPAFSETFGHGTLYEPGPALPDGVTDLYYFADNCGGPDLVPNHPDAGMYTLQSVMGPTCKGGTWQSLNQDHTGDPHGYMMIINAGAQPDVFFTERVPGNTLCPGTTYYFGAFIMNILRDLPSTQGYVEPNITFNIRDATTKAIIKSINTGNLKATDLPQWIPVGTLFTSPVDGADVIIEIANNSYGNGNGNDLALDDITLSPCGPMITNGFNVIGDVTPKSVCENTNINYTLVSQQTGYTNPSYQWQFRNETYGDWQNVTTPGAQTSSLPLSIPNAAIGIYQYRVGVLAGTSTSESCRIYSDPLTINVYPDPVLKIDAVTSGCIGYPVQLSLDVITVYPQGLSLAGDPTFEWSGPSGFTSTESSPFISYNGDPTLNGVYTVKVTKNGCSTFAHTIVNVSLPATINSTSATNVDVCEGDVTQLSVDAKNATTYKWVPAIGLDHDDIANPIANPAVTTTYEVTVSNSGCPDVAPYTHITVNVLKKPQADAGQTIKIFAGQSAQLNGIAKGDKVNYYWTPNLYLNTSTSLTPTATPPQDITYTLHVVSNTICGESTSDVFVRVYQLLTIPNTFTPNGDGINDKWEIKNLITYPNALLSVYNRNGQQVFQNKGGSTAWDGTYNGSPLPVGTYYYIIDLQDDNLPKPAGWVLIVR; the protein is encoded by the coding sequence ATGCGCCAATTTATTACCGTTCTACTAATTGCAATATTTATTGCCTGTGCACAATTTGTTTGTGCGCAGCAATGTACAGGTAATTTGGGCGCACCTGCATTTAGTGAAACATTTGGGCATGGTACACTTTATGAGCCCGGTCCCGCTCTGCCTGATGGCGTTACAGACCTGTATTATTTTGCTGATAATTGCGGCGGTCCCGATTTAGTTCCAAATCACCCGGATGCAGGTATGTATACGCTGCAATCAGTTATGGGGCCTACTTGTAAGGGCGGCACGTGGCAATCTCTTAATCAAGACCATACCGGAGACCCGCACGGTTATATGATGATTATTAATGCCGGGGCCCAGCCTGATGTATTTTTTACAGAGAGAGTGCCTGGAAATACGTTGTGCCCTGGAACAACCTATTATTTCGGAGCTTTTATAATGAACATATTGCGCGATTTGCCCAGCACCCAGGGTTATGTAGAACCAAATATAACGTTCAATATCAGGGATGCGACGACTAAGGCCATTATCAAATCCATTAATACTGGTAATTTAAAGGCTACAGATTTACCGCAATGGATACCGGTGGGAACATTGTTTACCTCACCTGTTGATGGGGCTGACGTAATTATTGAGATTGCAAATAATTCATACGGAAATGGCAACGGGAACGACCTCGCCTTGGATGATATTACCCTCAGCCCCTGCGGGCCAATGATAACAAACGGGTTTAATGTGATAGGAGATGTTACACCAAAAAGCGTTTGCGAAAACACCAATATCAATTATACACTGGTATCTCAGCAAACAGGTTATACTAACCCAAGTTATCAATGGCAGTTTAGAAACGAAACCTATGGCGACTGGCAAAATGTGACTACTCCCGGCGCTCAAACATCCAGTTTGCCGCTTAGCATCCCCAATGCGGCTATTGGTATTTACCAGTACCGGGTTGGTGTTTTAGCCGGTACAAGCACTTCAGAGAGTTGCCGTATTTATTCAGATCCGTTAACAATTAATGTATATCCCGACCCGGTTCTTAAAATTGATGCAGTAACCAGCGGTTGTATAGGTTATCCTGTGCAGTTAAGTTTGGACGTTATTACCGTTTATCCGCAGGGTTTGAGCTTGGCCGGCGACCCCACTTTTGAATGGAGCGGCCCCAGTGGTTTTACATCAACAGAAAGCAGCCCTTTTATTAGTTATAATGGCGATCCAACCCTAAATGGTGTATATACGGTTAAGGTAACTAAAAATGGGTGTTCTACTTTTGCACATACTATCGTGAATGTTAGTTTACCGGCAACTATAAATTCAACAAGTGCCACAAATGTTGATGTTTGTGAGGGCGATGTAACCCAACTGTCGGTCGATGCAAAAAATGCAACCACCTATAAATGGGTCCCAGCAATAGGGCTCGATCATGATGATATTGCGAACCCTATTGCGAACCCGGCTGTAACCACCACCTATGAGGTAACTGTAAGTAATAGCGGCTGCCCCGATGTAGCACCCTATACACATATCACCGTAAACGTTTTAAAAAAACCACAGGCTGATGCCGGGCAAACTATCAAAATATTTGCCGGCCAAAGCGCACAGCTAAATGGAATTGCTAAAGGGGATAAGGTAAATTACTATTGGACACCAAATCTCTATTTAAACACCAGCACTTCTTTAACACCAACTGCCACACCCCCGCAGGATATAACTTATACCCTACATGTAGTATCAAACACAATCTGCGGCGAAAGTACCAGCGATGTGTTTGTAAGGGTTTATCAACTACTAACCATACCCAATACATTTACGCCCAATGGTGATGGTATTAATGATAAATGGGAGATTAAAAACCTGATCACTTACCCCAATGCTTTACTAAGTGTATATAACCGAAACGGCCAGCAGGTATTTCAAAATAAAGGTGGTTCAACTGCGTGGGATGGTACTTATAATGGCAGCCCTTTACCGGTGGGGACATATTATTATATAATAGATTTACAGGATGATAATTTACCCAAACCAGCAGGTTGGGTATTAATTGTTAGATAA
- a CDS encoding DEAD/DEAH box helicase, which translates to MLRVDSTKPCQIIYSLARHEYLSYVIEPHIVQLNPNGEFSLTYQRLFSNTASEFANCLNESDFKLIKVLEDIEQGNIIKKYYKKPIRPYEFFAKVFNETMFDVIRPKIEKKMADVLNTIRDKEIYLMSKEGYPAGRKLTIAEEPATILFHFKRNETEIRYYPTIKYQNMKIEFMFKGAEIVCNHPAWLLLDDTLYYFEKDIEGKKLQPFLNKRYIAIPRTSEQSYMERFVAPLIEKHHVHAEGFTINTEKYDAVPMLKPIIVDGGTSQLQLYFRYAGYIFPYGDGRTVSVRIEHHGDDYLFHRIKRSVTWEKGKLQLLEEMGLKPASSLFQNLEVDTNGEEGDRSFSVLEWLNQHHDKLQEEGFLIEQPEGNKRYLFGSSKIDVQVSERNDWFDIYAVVYFGPYQIPFIDLRNHILNRKKEFVLPSGEIAVIPEKWFSQYSNLLHFSDGSKDLKLKKHHIGLINELAEGELASITMSRKLQKLTDFDDLEDMPMPENFNGSLRSYQKAGYNWFHFLKKFHFGGCLADDMGLGKTIQTLAMLQKNKEEAEESGTKSTSLLIMPTSLIYNWINEAKKFTPQLRLMVHTGIFRYKHADVFANYDVIVTTYGVSRIDIELLKGFFFDYVILDESQNIKNPSSKSYQAVKQLKSRYKLILSGTPVENSVNDLWTQMSFINPGLLGSQKYFLDEFVTPIEKKKDEEKAHKLQTLIKPFVLRRTKEQVATELPPKTENLFYCQMSEEQAEVYEKVKSEYRNELLQGLENGTFVQSQIQVLQGLTKLRQIANHPSMIDDTYEGDSGKFEDVVHTLSNVLEAGHKVLIFSQFVKQLSIFRDYMDKHDIAYAYLDGSTQNRGDVVKNFQEDEKTSVFLISIKAGGVGLNLTSADYVFILDPWWNPAIEQQAIDRTHRIGQTKNIFIYKFITKDTVEEKILALQQRKLSVARALITTEESFIKTLTADDIREILK; encoded by the coding sequence ATGTTGCGCGTAGACAGTACCAAACCCTGCCAGATTATTTATTCCCTCGCCAGGCACGAGTACCTGTCTTATGTTATTGAGCCGCACATTGTTCAGCTTAATCCCAACGGCGAATTTTCGCTCACTTACCAACGCCTTTTTTCTAATACTGCATCAGAATTTGCCAACTGTTTAAACGAAAGCGATTTTAAACTGATTAAAGTCTTGGAAGATATTGAGCAAGGCAACATCATCAAAAAATACTACAAAAAGCCGATACGCCCGTATGAGTTTTTTGCCAAGGTATTTAATGAAACGATGTTTGATGTAATAAGGCCGAAGATTGAGAAGAAAATGGCTGATGTGCTCAATACCATCCGCGATAAAGAAATTTATTTGATGAGTAAGGAGGGGTACCCGGCGGGCCGTAAACTCACCATTGCCGAAGAGCCTGCCACTATACTATTCCATTTCAAACGCAACGAAACCGAGATTAGATATTACCCTACCATCAAGTACCAGAACATGAAGATAGAGTTCATGTTTAAAGGTGCCGAAATTGTTTGTAACCACCCGGCCTGGTTGCTGCTGGATGATACTTTATATTACTTCGAGAAAGATATTGAGGGTAAAAAGCTACAGCCCTTTTTAAATAAGCGGTACATCGCTATCCCGCGTACATCAGAACAATCGTACATGGAGCGTTTTGTTGCGCCACTGATTGAGAAGCACCACGTGCATGCAGAAGGCTTCACCATTAATACAGAAAAGTACGATGCCGTGCCCATGCTGAAACCCATTATTGTGGATGGCGGCACGTCGCAACTACAACTGTATTTCAGGTATGCCGGTTATATTTTCCCTTATGGCGATGGCCGTACGGTATCGGTACGGATTGAGCATCATGGCGATGACTACCTTTTTCACCGTATTAAACGCTCTGTTACCTGGGAAAAAGGTAAACTGCAGTTGTTGGAAGAAATGGGTTTAAAACCGGCATCGTCATTATTTCAGAATCTCGAAGTTGATACCAATGGAGAAGAGGGCGACCGCTCATTCTCTGTTTTAGAATGGCTAAACCAACACCACGATAAATTACAGGAAGAAGGCTTTTTGATCGAGCAGCCCGAAGGCAATAAACGCTACTTATTTGGCAGCAGCAAAATAGATGTACAGGTAAGCGAGCGTAACGACTGGTTCGATATTTATGCTGTCGTTTATTTCGGACCGTACCAGATCCCGTTCATTGATCTGCGTAATCATATCCTCAACCGCAAGAAAGAGTTCGTACTACCGTCAGGTGAGATTGCGGTGATCCCCGAAAAATGGTTTTCGCAATACAGCAACCTGCTCCATTTTAGTGATGGTAGCAAGGACCTGAAATTAAAGAAACACCACATCGGCCTCATCAATGAACTGGCCGAAGGCGAACTGGCCAGTATAACTATGAGCCGTAAGCTGCAAAAACTGACCGACTTTGACGATCTGGAAGATATGCCGATGCCCGAAAACTTTAACGGTAGCTTACGCAGTTACCAAAAGGCTGGTTATAACTGGTTCCACTTTTTGAAGAAATTCCACTTTGGCGGTTGCTTGGCCGATGACATGGGTTTGGGTAAAACCATCCAGACTTTGGCTATGCTGCAAAAAAACAAAGAAGAGGCCGAGGAAAGCGGAACCAAGAGCACATCGCTGCTTATTATGCCAACTTCGTTGATCTATAACTGGATAAATGAAGCTAAAAAGTTTACACCGCAGTTGAGGCTGATGGTGCATACAGGTATATTCCGCTACAAACATGCCGATGTGTTTGCCAATTATGATGTGATTGTAACTACCTACGGCGTAAGCCGCATTGATATTGAATTACTCAAGGGTTTCTTTTTTGATTACGTGATTTTGGACGAGAGCCAGAATATCAAAAACCCGTCATCCAAATCGTACCAGGCGGTTAAGCAGCTGAAATCGCGTTATAAACTGATATTGAGTGGTACGCCGGTAGAAAACTCGGTGAATGATTTGTGGACGCAGATGTCGTTCATTAATCCGGGATTGCTGGGTTCTCAAAAGTATTTTCTCGATGAGTTTGTAACGCCGATAGAGAAGAAGAAAGACGAAGAAAAGGCGCATAAACTGCAAACCCTTATCAAACCTTTCGTGCTCCGCCGGACTAAAGAGCAGGTAGCTACCGAGCTGCCACCTAAAACCGAAAACCTGTTCTATTGCCAGATGAGCGAGGAGCAGGCCGAGGTTTACGAAAAGGTAAAATCGGAATACCGCAATGAATTACTGCAAGGGTTGGAGAATGGTACTTTTGTACAAAGCCAGATCCAGGTGTTGCAGGGTTTAACCAAGCTGCGGCAAATCGCCAACCACCCATCTATGATTGATGATACTTACGAAGGCGATTCGGGTAAGTTTGAGGATGTGGTACATACGCTGAGCAACGTGTTGGAGGCTGGGCATAAGGTGCTCATCTTCTCACAATTTGTGAAGCAGTTAAGCATCTTCCGCGATTATATGGATAAGCATGATATTGCTTACGCCTACCTTGATGGCAGCACCCAAAACCGTGGCGATGTGGTAAAAAATTTCCAGGAAGATGAAAAAACCAGCGTGTTCCTGATCTCGATAAAAGCTGGTGGGGTCGGCCTTAACCTTACCAGCGCTGATTACGTTTTCATCCTCGACCCGTGGTGGAACCCAGCCATTGAGCAGCAAGCCATTGACCGGACGCACCGCATCGGGCAAACTAAAAATATCTTCATTTACAAATTTATCACTAAAGATACGGTTGAAGAAAAGATCCTGGCACTACAACAACGTAAGCTAAGTGTTGCCCGGGCATTGATTACCACCGAAGAAAGCTTTATTAAAACGCTTACTGCTGATGATATCAGGGAGATATTGAAATAG
- a CDS encoding glycosyltransferase family 2 protein, with product MIAFYTFISFLLTGLYLLVLAYLIKGWSALKRPQLSDPSPFKTKVTVLIAARNEEDNIAETIDDLLAQDYPHELTEIIIVDDHSTDNTAHIILSYANRGVKLLQLKEDQALNSYKKKAITEAIARSTGDLLVATDADCRMGSKWLSTVVGYYETYNLVMISSPVTYFHEKTFFERLQTLEFSFLIGIGAAFIGNGRASTCNGANLAYRKDVFYEVGGFKGIDNLASGDDELLLQKVAKVYPGRIGFLKDIEAVVYTYAKPDLSAFIQQRRRWASKSTHYKDKKIVALAVGIWLFNLSLLFNVVGGIFYSGFYKILGLELLLKILFEGIFLMLVTSFFNRKSLVKWLLLLSPIHIFYVVYVGLIGNSRTYAWKGRMVR from the coding sequence TTGATCGCTTTTTACACTTTCATTTCTTTTCTTTTAACCGGGTTGTATCTGCTGGTTTTGGCCTATCTTATTAAAGGATGGAGTGCCCTAAAACGTCCGCAATTATCTGATCCATCTCCATTTAAAACAAAAGTAACCGTACTTATTGCTGCCCGTAATGAGGAAGATAACATAGCCGAAACCATTGATGACTTACTGGCGCAGGATTACCCGCACGAGCTGACTGAAATTATAATTGTCGACGATCACTCTACCGACAATACCGCCCATATTATTTTAAGCTATGCCAACCGGGGCGTAAAGTTGCTGCAATTAAAGGAAGACCAGGCATTAAATTCATATAAAAAGAAAGCTATAACAGAGGCCATTGCCCGCTCCACAGGCGATCTGCTGGTAGCTACAGATGCCGATTGCCGCATGGGCAGCAAGTGGCTCTCCACAGTGGTGGGTTATTACGAAACCTATAACCTGGTTATGATCTCTTCGCCTGTTACTTATTTTCATGAGAAAACTTTTTTTGAGCGATTACAAACACTGGAGTTCTCATTCCTGATTGGTATTGGCGCCGCCTTTATTGGCAACGGCCGGGCATCAACCTGTAATGGCGCAAACCTTGCTTATCGTAAAGATGTGTTTTACGAAGTAGGCGGCTTTAAAGGCATAGATAACCTGGCATCGGGCGATGACGAATTGTTATTGCAAAAAGTAGCTAAGGTATACCCGGGCCGTATTGGTTTTTTAAAAGATATTGAGGCTGTGGTTTATACTTATGCCAAGCCAGATTTAAGCGCATTTATACAGCAAAGGCGCAGGTGGGCATCAAAATCAACCCATTATAAAGATAAAAAGATAGTAGCGCTGGCAGTTGGCATCTGGCTGTTTAATCTTTCGCTATTATTTAATGTGGTAGGCGGTATTTTTTACAGCGGATTTTATAAGATTTTAGGGCTTGAGCTTTTGTTGAAAATTTTGTTTGAGGGTATATTTTTAATGTTAGTCACTTCATTTTTCAACAGAAAGTCGCTGGTTAAATGGCTGCTGCTTTTATCGCCAATACACATATTTTATGTAGTTTACGTAGGCTTAATTGGCAACTCGCGCACGTATGCCTGGAAGGGGCGGATGGTTAGATAA
- a CDS encoding dienelactone hydrolase family protein — MKKLFLLTLLIAGSLMGFAQTKSKVLCCGKPSSTQQFAMLASNKDFRMAHLNPSKIHFQSSIGQVITYKTPDGKESAAYELKAKTPTNNYLIVIHEWWGLNDFVKKESEKLYNDIGNVNVIALDLYDGKVATTREEAGKYMQGVNEDRAEAIIKGAIAYAGPKAHIATLGWCFGGGWSLQSALLAGNQTVACVMYYGMPEQDLAKLKTLHGDVLGNFANKDQWINPKVVAKFEADMKTDGKKLYVHQYDADHGFANPSSPIYDSAATKEAYGYTLTFLKARLK, encoded by the coding sequence ATGAAAAAGCTATTTCTACTTACGCTATTAATTGCGGGCAGTTTAATGGGTTTTGCCCAAACCAAAAGTAAAGTGCTGTGCTGCGGCAAGCCAAGCTCTACGCAGCAATTTGCCATGCTGGCATCAAACAAAGATTTTCGAATGGCACACCTTAACCCATCTAAAATTCATTTCCAGAGCAGTATCGGGCAGGTAATTACTTACAAAACGCCTGATGGTAAAGAGTCAGCAGCTTATGAGCTGAAAGCTAAAACCCCAACTAATAACTACCTCATTGTAATCCATGAATGGTGGGGCCTTAATGATTTTGTAAAAAAGGAGTCGGAAAAACTGTATAACGACATTGGTAACGTCAACGTGATTGCCCTCGATTTGTACGATGGCAAAGTAGCCACTACACGCGAAGAAGCCGGTAAATACATGCAGGGTGTAAACGAAGATAGGGCAGAAGCCATTATTAAAGGCGCAATTGCCTATGCAGGCCCCAAAGCGCATATCGCTACATTAGGTTGGTGCTTTGGTGGTGGCTGGAGTTTGCAAAGCGCTTTGCTGGCCGGCAACCAAACTGTAGCCTGTGTAATGTACTATGGCATGCCCGAGCAGGATCTGGCCAAATTGAAAACGCTGCACGGCGATGTGCTGGGTAATTTTGCCAATAAAGACCAATGGATTAACCCTAAAGTGGTTGCCAAATTTGAAGCCGATATGAAAACTGACGGTAAAAAATTATACGTACACCAGTATGATGCCGACCATGGTTTTGCCAATCCAAGCAGCCCTATTTATGATAGTGCTGCCACTAAAGAAGCTTACGGTTATACACTAACTTTCCTGAAGGCACGTTTAAAATAA
- a CDS encoding lysylphosphatidylglycerol synthase domain-containing protein yields MTRAAKKIFSYLIKAAILILAFTFIYRKVNNNANLTQFRRLIEALNRNEVVFVLVLVVLLMLLNWFLESLKWRYITRVISPITVYQAVESVFCGLTWAIFTPNRLGEYGGRVMFLPPRKRIHGVFSMAVGSIGQMVITNVLGIIALLWFGNTFLHMQIWMYLAAVCLGALVISLLLIFYFNISWLVSVLNSVKFLKQYHRFFEIMNRYKVAELDRIMLYCLARFAVFTFQYYLILHLLVPEMQPLPMVMMVLILFFVQSILPSLDLLDVGVRGATATMFFAYITNQQVAVIAAVSSIWFINLIVPAILGSIFVFKMKFF; encoded by the coding sequence TTGACCCGCGCCGCAAAAAAAATATTCTCATACCTCATAAAGGCTGCTATTCTGATACTGGCGTTTACCTTCATTTATCGTAAGGTAAACAACAATGCTAATTTAACCCAGTTTAGAAGGCTTATTGAAGCGCTAAACCGCAACGAGGTAGTTTTTGTACTGGTATTGGTGGTGCTGCTGATGTTGCTTAACTGGTTTCTGGAATCCTTAAAATGGCGGTACATTACCCGCGTAATATCGCCAATTACAGTCTACCAGGCTGTCGAATCTGTATTCTGCGGTTTAACCTGGGCTATTTTTACACCCAATCGCCTGGGCGAGTATGGTGGCCGTGTTATGTTTTTACCGCCACGTAAACGCATCCACGGCGTGTTCTCTATGGCTGTGGGTTCAATAGGGCAAATGGTTATTACCAATGTGCTGGGTATTATTGCCCTGCTTTGGTTCGGTAATACGTTTTTACACATGCAAATCTGGATGTACCTGGCTGCGGTATGTTTGGGCGCATTGGTTATCAGCCTTTTGCTTATCTTCTATTTTAATATCAGCTGGCTGGTATCGGTGCTTAATAGCGTTAAATTTCTGAAACAATATCACCGTTTCTTCGAAATTATGAACCGGTACAAAGTGGCCGAGCTTGACCGGATCATGCTGTATTGCCTGGCCCGTTTCGCTGTTTTTACCTTTCAATATTACCTGATACTTCATTTATTAGTGCCCGAAATGCAGCCGCTGCCGATGGTAATGATGGTGCTTATTTTATTCTTTGTTCAGTCTATTTTACCATCTTTGGACTTGCTTGATGTGGGGGTTCGCGGGGCAACCGCTACCATGTTTTTCGCCTATATTACTAATCAGCAGGTAGCCGTAATTGCAGCCGTTTCCTCAATCTGGTTTATCAACCTTATTGTTCCGGCTATATTAGGGTCTATATTTGTTTTTAAAATGAAGTTCTTTTGA
- a CDS encoding alpha-amylase family glycosyl hydrolase translates to MRNIYVLLMALLVIGGTGCKKKSSSDDLSGNVTGNGTGKDVPTGTNDGVTFINSGKSAIFNLYAPNKTSVSVIGDFNNWQPTAMTKSTDGTRWWVQVDNIDPTKEYAYQYYIDNTIKVADPYTEKVLDPDNDSSIPSTVYPNLLAYPAGKTTGIVSVMQGSPTAYSWKNATITRPDPKNLVIYELHVRDFIGTHSYKTLTDTLNYIANLGVNAVELMPVNEFEGNDSWGYNTNFGMALDKYYGTKNDYKAFIDACHAKGIAVIQDIVLEDQFGSSPMVQMYATASGSPSASNPWFDTQNMHPDAVGYQMNHQAAATQYYFKNVVKYWMQEYHIDGFRFDQAKGFTQKQSTTEDAWAAYDATRVALWKSYNTYIKSLDPNFYVILEYFSNNQEESELAAQGMMSWTNLSTPAQQATMGYPSGPSWDLSGLFYDQYGFTNPYGLVAYFESHDEERTMFKNEAYGNASGSYSTKDIPTALKREEALAALLISSPGPKMLWEFEERGYDISIDNGGRLGDKPPHWEYMNDANRHHLYATYSHLIKWKTKNAVFSTTSYKYSLTGAIKWAALTGTDNNVVIASNFDVVNQTATVTFPSTGNWYDNITGAAINVPSTAYSLTLAPGEYHVYSSTALKM, encoded by the coding sequence ATGAGAAACATTTACGTGTTGCTGATGGCACTGCTTGTAATAGGCGGTACCGGATGCAAGAAAAAATCTTCTTCTGACGATCTTTCCGGGAACGTTACCGGGAACGGTACCGGCAAAGATGTGCCTACCGGAACTAATGATGGTGTTACGTTTATTAACAGTGGCAAGTCGGCCATTTTTAATTTGTATGCACCCAATAAAACTTCGGTATCTGTAATCGGTGATTTTAATAACTGGCAGCCTACCGCCATGACCAAATCAACCGACGGTACCCGCTGGTGGGTACAGGTTGATAACATCGACCCTACTAAAGAATACGCTTATCAATATTACATCGACAATACCATTAAGGTAGCCGACCCCTATACCGAAAAGGTACTCGATCCGGATAACGACAGCAGTATCCCATCAACCGTTTACCCTAACCTACTGGCCTACCCTGCTGGCAAAACAACCGGCATTGTAAGTGTAATGCAGGGCAGCCCGACAGCTTACAGCTGGAAAAATGCAACCATTACCCGCCCCGATCCTAAAAACCTGGTAATCTATGAACTGCATGTTCGTGATTTCATCGGCACACATAGCTATAAGACTCTAACTGATACTTTAAATTACATTGCCAACTTAGGTGTTAACGCTGTTGAGCTAATGCCGGTTAACGAGTTTGAAGGCAATGATTCATGGGGTTACAATACCAACTTCGGTATGGCGCTCGATAAGTATTATGGCACTAAAAACGACTATAAAGCTTTTATTGATGCCTGCCATGCTAAAGGCATTGCGGTAATTCAGGATATTGTTTTGGAAGATCAGTTCGGATCATCACCAATGGTGCAGATGTATGCAACTGCAAGCGGTTCGCCATCAGCAAGTAACCCCTGGTTCGATACACAGAATATGCACCCCGATGCGGTTGGTTACCAGATGAACCACCAAGCTGCAGCCACACAATATTATTTTAAAAACGTGGTGAAATACTGGATGCAGGAATATCACATCGATGGTTTCCGTTTCGACCAGGCTAAAGGCTTTACCCAAAAACAATCGACTACAGAAGATGCCTGGGCTGCTTATGATGCAACACGTGTAGCTTTATGGAAAAGCTATAATACTTATATCAAAAGCCTCGACCCTAATTTTTATGTGATCCTCGAATACTTTTCTAATAATCAGGAAGAATCTGAACTGGCCGCACAAGGCATGATGAGCTGGACCAATTTAAGCACACCTGCACAACAAGCTACCATGGGTTACCCAAGCGGACCAAGCTGGGATTTGTCGGGCTTGTTTTATGATCAATATGGATTTACCAACCCTTACGGACTGGTTGCTTATTTCGAAAGCCATGACGAAGAGCGTACCATGTTTAAAAATGAGGCTTACGGCAATGCCAGCGGCAGTTACAGTACTAAAGATATCCCTACCGCACTAAAACGCGAAGAGGCTTTAGCGGCATTGCTCATTTCATCACCCGGACCGAAAATGCTTTGGGAGTTTGAAGAACGCGGCTACGACATAAGCATTGATAATGGCGGCCGTTTAGGCGATAAGCCACCGCATTGGGAATATATGAATGATGCCAATCGCCATCACCTATACGCTACCTACTCGCATTTAATTAAATGGAAAACCAAGAATGCAGTATTTAGCACTACTAGCTATAAATACAGTTTAACCGGCGCTATAAAATGGGCTGCCTTAACCGGCACAGATAACAATGTGGTTATTGCAAGTAATTTTGATGTAGTTAATCAAACCGCCACAGTTACCTTTCCGTCAACAGGTAACTGGTATGATAATATTACCGGCGCTGCTATTAATGTGCCATCAACAGCATATAGCCTAACACTTGCACCGGGTGAATATCATGTTTATAGCAGTACTGCACTGAAGATGTAA